The genomic stretch CGCCCGAAACACGGCCGGATGCACACGCGGGATCACGGCGTGGTCGATCAGGCCATCGGGAATCGCCGCGATGCCCGCCTCCACCGCCGACGTCGCCTCCGCCACGCGCCCGGTCATGGCGATGAAATACTTGCCAGAACAGATCGTCCGCGCCAGCAGCAGCCGCACGTCGCCGGCCTTCAGCATCGCATCCTGTGCGACGAAGCCATAGCCGATCGAGGTAAGTTCGAGCAACGCGACCGATTCGATCATCTTCGGGCTCCGTTCGAGCACAGCGGCCCACATCGGATGCTGTCAGTGCCCCGGGGCAGCCATAACTTCGATCCGATCCGGCAGCACCCGGCACACACCACCGATCGACGCATGCACAGTAGCGCCGAGCGCTCCCGCGGCCGGCTCCGCGACACAATCACCCACGTGCACACGATCCCCGTCCACTACGACCGGTCGCGCCGGGGGTCCCGCGTGCTGCTTCAGGGGCAACTGCACGCGCACCGGGTGCAGTTCACTCGGCACCAGCGGCCCCTCGTTGCGGAAACCCCGCAGTCCCAGCTTGTGAATCAACCGACTGATCGGCACGCGCCGGTTGTCCAGGTGCAGTGCTGCACGGTAGGGGTGCGCATCGACCTGCCACTTCTGCTTGGCGGTCGCCAGCGCCCGCTTGTTGTGCGTGCAGACGTTCTTGGGGTCGAGATCCTCAGGGCAAGCCATCATGGTGCACAGGTTGCATTCACAGCAGAACTGGGTGCCAAGGACCTGCGGCTCGAGATTCTCCACGAACCCGAGCGCGCGCATGGCCTTGTGCGGTTCAAGCGGGTGACCCAACAGGTAGCGCGGGCAGAACTCCGTGCAGAACGAACACTGATCGCAGGCGCTCGCGCCGATCTGAGCGATCGCTTTCCACGGGAGGTCATACCGCCGCACCAGGAAGTGGTCCTGCGGCAGTACCAGCAGCCCACCACAAGTTTTCGGGATCGGATCCTCCCACGCCACCGCCTGCCCCATCATCGCGCCGCCGCTCAGCAGCCGCGCCTGAGCGACCGTCGCGCCGCCCGCCAGCGCAACCACTTCGCGAAAGGTGATGCCCACCGGCACACGGACCGTGCAGGGCGTCTGCACGGCACCCGCGACCGTCAGGAATTTCGTCGTCACTGGAACATCCGCGGCGATATTCAACGCGGTCTCGACATTGATCACAACGCATCCGACCGCCAACGGCAGCCCGCCCGGTGGAACCACCCGCCCGGTCACGTCGTAGACGAGAATGAACTCGTCACCACTCGGATAACTGTCGGTCAGCGGTACGATGCGGCCCCCAGGGGGCAGCCGCGGAGTGATGTGTTCAATCACATCCTCGTACTTGCCCTTCACGCCGACCACGAGATCGCGTGCCCCGACCAATTCGGCCGCCTGTCGCAGGCCCTCCAGTACCTCGTCCGTGAAGTGCCGCAGCACCTCCTTGTCCTTGTGCAGCAGCGGCTCACACTCGGCTGCATTGAGGATGATGCACTCCGCCTCAGCCGCGAGCTTCACATGCGCCGGGAAACCCGCGCCGCCGGCACCGACGACACCGTGCCCGGCGAGGCGCGCCAGCCGTTTTGCCTTCTGCGGCGCACTCAGACTCATCGCCCGTCCCCCGTGCCGCGGATCCGCTGCCGGAAGTAGGCCAGCCGTTCGGCCCCGTTCATGGCCGCCACGACCGGCCGGTCGAGCTTGTCGGGCGCGGGTCGGACCACGCCATTCCCGCCCGGCCGGGAGCCCGGCACCGTCACACGGCCGCGCGCCCCGCCGTAGCTCATCGTCGCGTCGGTGAGCTGCAAGTCGTCCGCGAGCGCGCGGTGCGGGCGCACCCCGAGTTTTTCCAGTACGCCGTGATAGGCATGCACCGCTTCTTCGGGCGTCAGATCGCCATCCGCGATGTGCCGCAGCATGGCCACGAACGCGAGCTGGTGCTCGGCGTTGTTAATCTTCCGGCCGAACAGTGCCGCACGGGCACCATGCTTCTGGGCCTCGGCGAGCAGCTTGAAGGCGTCGTAGGTCGTCCCCGCCGACCCGCCCAGCACCCCGATCACGAGTGTCGGGTCATAGGCGGCCAGTTCCTCGGTGAACCTGGGCCCGTGGTACACCATCTTCAGGAACACCGGGCGCCCCGCCGGGGGCACACCCGCGAGCATGCGGGCAATCATGTCGTTCACGAATGCTCCGACACGGGCGGGGTCGAGCGCGTTCTGCGGCGCGTTGGGATCGAAGACCTCCAGAAAGTGGCGGAAGCCCTTCTGCTCAGCTTCCAGTCGAAAGGCCTTGTAGGCCGCCAGCGTCGCCTGGTCGAGTGCCAGGTCGTTGTTGAAGGTCACGCTGTAGAGTCCAAGACTTGCGCCGCGCACCCGCTCCTCGTCCTGGCACTCCACCCGCCCGCACTGGATGTGGTCGATCGTGGTTGTCTGGAACGGCCACGAGGGCTGCGCCGGATAAACGCCGCCACGTACCACATGGATGTCACTCGTGTCATTCGCCCGGGCGGCCGGTGTGATGGGCGAATTATCGAACAGCCGCTCCTCGATCGTCAGCAGTGCGTTCGTGTGGGCTGACATCAGCATGATGTCCACCAGCCCCTGCTGCACGACGGCCCGTATACACTCGCGGTATTCCGCCAAGCTGCGATAACGCCCCTCGTGGGTGTGCATTTCCGGGCTGCGGCCGGGTGCCGCGATGCCAAAGGCCATGTCGGCATCCTTCGCATCCGCGAGGATGAAATCACGGCACGCCGGATCGGCCTTGATCCGGGCGAGCTTGCAGTCGAGGGACTTCTCCACCATCACGCGTGCTCCTCCACACCCACCCGTTCGATCTGCACGGCATCCAGCAGCGCGGCGCAATAGGCATCAATCGGCACCGGTCGCGGGTGAAACGGCATCGCCGCCTCACGGCCTTCGCTGAACGCGACACGCGCTCCCAGTCCGGGGTTCAACTCGTCATAAACCACCAGCGCTTCAGCCACTGCCGCGCCCGCACCCGCAAGCGCAAGCGCGGGCGCGCCCAAGGGCTGAACGAGGAGCAGCCGACCACCGGCCAAACTCTCCAGCCGGTGCGACAGTGTGACGGTGCCGATCACTGCGCCGATTCGCATGTCAGTACTCCCCGCAGGTGTCGGCCGCAGGACCCGGTCTGCCGCGCTCCGCAGTCAGCATACGACGCGCTCCGTGTGCGGCCCTGCGATGTGCGGCGTCGGTGCAGGCCTCCGGCCGTCCAGGACATCCGCAATCACCGCTTCCTGGCCGAGTTCCCCGTCGAGAAACGTATCCATCAGCGCCTGCATCTGTCGTACCGCCAGCCGCTCCGTCTCCAGGATCAGGAAGTTCAGCCCCAACCGGCGCATCAGTTCGTACAGAGCCGCCGGCCGGGTGACGAGCGCGGCACGTACGCCCAGCTGGTGGTTCGCCACGCAGTTCACGATCGCCCCGTCACGCAGCAACGCGATCGCACGCCGCTGCGCGCACTTCGCCAGGTCTTCGCTCGCCACGGTGATCGCGGCCAGCAGTCCCGTCATGTGGCCGTGGCACGGCAGGAAGCGCACATTGCGCCGCCGCTCCAGGGCGGGTAACAGCATCGACACGACCGGGTTCGCCGCGTCACCCACCACGTTCACCCGCGGCCCGGCGTCCACGGTCACCTCGGCGGCGGGCGCGGGCTGCACCGGTGTACGCGTGCCGCGCAACCAGTCGGCCGCGGCGGGGGTGATCAGCGCACCAGGCGGCAGTTCAATGCGTCCCTGGGCGCGCATTTGCGCCGTCAGCGTCTTTACCGTCACCAGTGACCGCTTCATCGTGCCCACTTTCTCTGCACCGGATCCACAATGCCGACGATGGTCCAGCGCGCCGGCGAGGTCGCATCGTGCACGAACTCCCGCGCGCTTGGGCCGTCACTGCTGATCACCACCTGGTCACCGGACGCCACGCCGAGCCGGTCGAGCGCCAGCAGCGGCTCGACCGTGAGTGACCGCTCCGGCTGTACGAGCACGAGCCGCACGCCCGCGAGCGACGCGTGCTTCACCGTCGAAGTCGCATGTCCACAGACACGTCCCAGTAACACATCTACTCCTTCGCGCACCCGGCTGTTCCCCGAGGAACACCACTGCCAGCGTTCACCTGTCCAGCCCAGCGCCACCCCTCAGCG from Phycisphaerales bacterium encodes the following:
- a CDS encoding SLBB domain-containing protein, coding for MSLSAPQKAKRLARLAGHGVVGAGGAGFPAHVKLAAEAECIILNAAECEPLLHKDKEVLRHFTDEVLEGLRQAAELVGARDLVVGVKGKYEDVIEHITPRLPPGGRIVPLTDSYPSGDEFILVYDVTGRVVPPGGLPLAVGCVVINVETALNIAADVPVTTKFLTVAGAVQTPCTVRVPVGITFREVVALAGGATVAQARLLSGGAMMGQAVAWEDPIPKTCGGLLVLPQDHFLVRRYDLPWKAIAQIGASACDQCSFCTEFCPRYLLGHPLEPHKAMRALGFVENLEPQVLGTQFCCECNLCTMMACPEDLDPKNVCTHNKRALATAKQKWQVDAHPYRAALHLDNRRVPISRLIHKLGLRGFRNEGPLVPSELHPVRVQLPLKQHAGPPARPVVVDGDRVHVGDCVAEPAAGALGATVHASIGGVCRVLPDRIEVMAAPGH
- a CDS encoding carbon dioxide concentrating mechanism protein CcmL, yielding MRIGAVIGTVTLSHRLESLAGGRLLLVQPLGAPALALAGAGAAVAEALVVYDELNPGLGARVAFSEGREAAMPFHPRPVPIDAYCAALLDAVQIERVGVEEHA
- a CDS encoding ethanolamine utilization protein EutN, with the protein product MLLGRVCGHATSTVKHASLAGVRLVLVQPERSLTVEPLLALDRLGVASGDQVVISSDGPSAREFVHDATSPARWTIVGIVDPVQRKWAR